In the genome of Toxoplasma gondii ME49 chromosome Ia, whole genome shotgun sequence, the window GCATCATCTGGATTCTGTTCCTGTCTTCTGCCGTTGCCGTGCATCGAGCAGTGTCATCTTATTTtagaaaagaaacacagtTAGGTATCATACTGATGCACAGCCTCAGATGCTACTGGGAGGTCGAAATGTGTGGCCCACTGCGCCTATGTTCTGCATCATCTCTTCACATGAATAAAAGTCTCACTTCGAGTAGACTGAGAGAATCGCATTTCCCACTAGGCCACCTTGCAAGGCGAGGTTCAAGAATTTTCCTCTGGTTCCTCAACGAGCAACATGTAGCTGTCGCATCCACAGAGTCGACTTGTGGTCTGAGTGTTATCGTGGAGTCCCCGTAAACCTTACGTTGCAGATTGTTTTGCATGCCGCCATTCAAAGACTTGGTCCATCCAGGTTTCGTTTTCATGGCTAGATCGTTGGTGTTTGAAGAACCTGATTTACTCTCTAAAACGCTGAAATCTGTAGTAGACCTGGATATCATAAACGTATTTCGTTAACACGTCCTCCACACACACTTTGTGCACTGTAGTGATAGCGTACAGCCATGGATGTCTAGTCATGAAGCCTGACGTCTTGGTTCGTGCATAAGTAAATTGTTTTGAAGTAAATCCACTTCTTAAAATGGCATCCAATGGAGCAGCATTAGCGCCTTTCCAACGTTGAGATATTATCTGTTACCCCTTTATGATGCTTCCCCAGGTATCCGATCTAGTTTATCTCAAGTTCCAAGAATAACACTAATTTCCGTGCCTGTAATGACTCCAAGTCCGGCTGAGCAGTCGAGTCGCCCTGTGCGCAGATTTTATGGTCCAATCGTTCGGCCTAATTTTGCAAACCGTTTTTCGATTTGCCGCCCCCCTTCAGGCAGTTCATGAAGGAACAAGACCGTTTTGGCTAATTGGCTACCTCTCCTGGCAAGGTTGCGATGCCTCTGGCAGGCATGGAGCCGTTGCGTTGCGCACTACTGGTCGTATACAGAGAGGAGACTTGTGAGTCGGTTCATCCTCATTGCATTGGCCCTGTGACGTTGTCCCTAAGAATCATACATGCTTTTTAACGTTGACAGGGCTACACCGTCGGAAGACGCTGAAGGtcctctcggcttctgggaCCAGCGTGTGATCGCGTGAAGGACGGTGATTTACTGTCAAGCGGCAGGCTCGAGAACTGCAACGGGAGCTGCGTAGCGACAGATCTACGTCGCAATATGCAACATCATAAAATAATACCTCAGTGGCTATTAACACTATGGACATCAAGGTAATGTTTGAACTCACTCGTAACAGTGGGCGTGCCACCACGCGACCTCATATACTCAGTCACGTCTGTAGAAGTGAAACGCAAACACTGGACGTTCCACGAGGGACACTGTTGAGAAAATCATGGGCACGCCGAACGGATCCGCGAAGACGCGCACTGCCGTAGGTCTCTCAACTCTTCCACGGTTAACTGTGTTGCAACTCTACACGAATATACTCCATATGCTCACCAAGCGCCTCACCACGAGAACCGCAAAGATAGCAGATGTATGCGTCACCTTGTTATTATGCCAGTACCTGCTCAGTGGCGCTCTGCAACTCCCCTCGGATATGTGACTGAAACCCGGTTGTAAGTTACcaaagacaagagaaatATTCCTGTCGGCGGCGACAGTTAGTGTCGgtacatgtacacatctTGACTGACTCACACTGTGACTGTAACGCCAACGGTCCAGCTATCAGACCCCCAAGGAAAAGCAGGGATGTCGCTGCCTTTTCGACATCATCGTGCAGAATGATATAAAAGCAGCCTCGTTTTTGTCCCTGCACGTAGATGCGGGCGAATCCATCATCCTGAGGTGGTTTGTTAGCGAACGAACGACGATGAAAAACTGGGCTGCAGTTCCTGTCCAGCGAAACTAGTGACTCCTGTATTCGTATAGTTTACGAAATCAGTGTCGGCAGTTGGAAGCATCTGTCAGCGAGTCGCCTGCTAAGTGCAAACCGCAGTTCCATGTGGCCTCCCCTCATTCGAGAAGCCTTGTCTTTGGTGGATGTAAATGCTGCGAATGCGTGCCGAATCTGCTCGGGCTGTAGTGCTTTGTAGAGGCCTGATCCCCCCTGCGAGCCCTCCACAGATCAACGGTATTCGAAATTGATTTCCAAAATATTTCCGACAGTTTCTATTGTTAAAGCTAGAAATTTACTATTTGCTGTTTCGGTTATCCTGTGGTTTGTTGAGTTTCCTTTTGCACGACTAGCTCCATTTACGGACTGGGATCGACAACCGTTTCCTGCCATCAAGAGAAAACTAATTTTTTTTCGGCTCCAACTTTCTGTGACTCGCAGCCCTGTCAATTATGACGCTGATTAAGTTTTTAGGCCTGTTGTTCTTTTCATTCTCTCTTCTGGTCCGCATGCCGTATCTTGAGGCTGCGACTTATTATGACCTCGACTTGTCTCGCCACACCGAACACAGCATACCAATGGTTACTAATTCTTCAGCTATAACTCACGGTAAACCAATAATTTGGCTCCGCTGACAATCGTCCCTGCCAACAGTTTCAATTGCGTTACATAAATCAGTGTATGACCTTGACTGATCGAGTGTTCTGCCTGTTAGAAAAGTGAGTTGGATCGTGTCTACGTGTCGTTTAATATCTCGCGCACAGTCAATGAGCAATCGGTGGACATCGTTCTCCTATACTGATCGAGTATGCCTTGCGAGCTCGCGGGAACATATCCCGAAACATAGGTCGTAGCACGATGTGTTCTGTTGTTAGGCAGAATGGCAGACCAGCCAAAGCAGGGCGCATACAACTCGGGGATTACCGGTTGCAAATCCAAGCTCTCACAGAGTCGGTGGTATGCGTCTACGTGCTTCTGCCTGCAGGAACCTCTCGCGCAAGTGATTCGGCCCCCTCTCATAACACGACATTACTTGAACAGGCCCACGAACGGATCCGAATCCTACAGGGAAGTCGGGGCCGTACCGGCCATGCGAGCCCCATGAGTCAGCTCTTGTTTCTGGAGAGGATTGCTGCTGACTGGCTTCGCAACGACACACGTTTATTGCCAACCGATGAAACGAATGCCACTTTATATGTCCCTCGGCAAATGCTGAATACTACCCGGGTCCCCAGCAACCCTGCGTCCGTGCCTGAGAATGCAGCTAACGATGATAGTGTTCCCACATCTAACTCAGACGATAAAAACTCAGAAGATGCTATTCCTCTGCCTAGGATAAGGAAGAAGAATCGTCCGTATACCGATGAAAGTGGTCAGGAGCACGAGAGTTCTGGTCAGTTAGACGATCCGAAGAGCAAAGGgcaggacgaagaagagtctATTCAAGAGACGGACAACTCGAGTGTCACCGAGGATCAGCTAGAGCAACAGCCTGcacaaactgtgaaagctGGTCTTCCCAACGTGTACGATTTCCGAATGCATACAGAGGGCACACAAGATGCAACGGGGCTAGGGGAGCCCCCAAAAGGCAGCACTCCAGACGGTGGACCCTCACAGCAGCAACTGTTATCGAGTGCCGCATTGGTACAAGGCATAATGCAAGGACTAAGACAGTTTTTGGGGAATCGTGAAGCGTCTGTTGTGCCGCCCGAAGCCTTCCAGGACAACAGCGTTCGTCCTGGGGACCCTACTGGTTTACAGGTGACTGAAGGAAACCAGTCGTTGAATATAGAGCAAGACAGGGAATTGGTGGAAAAAGAGGGACCACCGGAAGAAGGGATAAGCCAGGGTCTACGCGAACTGGAATTACTCAGGTCGGCCCGGAGGAGGCGTAATCAAAAAGGTGCAACAGTAGTTACGAGAAGGTGTGCAGGCAAAGCGTCCACACCGGATGCGGACGCCGTCGAACTAGACGGATGTGCCTTCGATGATGAGGCTTACGAATTTCTTAACAAAGCTCAACGCATGCCCGTGCCGTCACAGGTGACCCCAACAGATAGAAGCTTTCGCGGCCGCAGCCGGCAACAGCAGAACAGTGCAACTGACGGGCCGCCGTGTGTGTTGTGGCGACAAGGTTGCCTTCTATGTGGATGTTTCGCTGGAGAGGTTGTTTGTTCCCCTTATTGCGTACTGGGAGACTTCGCATACGGAGCGAAACCGGCCGCAGCGGTTGGTAAATCAATTCATGAAGAAGATAGCACAGCTCAACCTGCATTAGAAACGAGTGGTTCCAGTTGCTGCTTAAtggacagaggagaagccgaaAGGCTTCCTGCACTGTTCGTCTCTACGCCCGCTATTCTTCGTTCGAATCCTTATGGCCTATGGGACGATGGCATAAAACcacggaagaggaagggaaaaCCAACTGCtgcggaggagacggacaGCGAACAAAAAGTTCAGGACGATAAAGAGATTGTCTCGATGTCTTCATCAGCGACAGCATCAAAACCAGAAATAGTCACGGAAACCGCCGGTGAGCCCAAATatacagacagagaaaaaaataCGCAAAATAGGAGAGGTGAGAGCCAGAATGGTGATCACGCATTAGGAGGTGGGGATCGAGGTACTCACGGACCCGGTTCCAGGGACGACAAATCAGCTGGGGGCGGCAGCCATGATGGCGGAAACTTGGATCAATTTGCACTACCCACACTCGTTGATGATGCTATGCGTaattctttctctccgatTGCTGAGGAGGTTACCAGAATTGCAATTGCGGCAGCCACGAGAGCGGCAATGGAAGCCGCTGCGAAGGCAGCGGTTGAGGCAGCAATCAGACTGGTGTCGGGAGGTGCCAGCGAGCCACCAACGGAAGCTATAGACAGACAAAATGAGAAGCACCGCGTCACTGAAGACCAACAGACACCCGGTAATAAGCGCGTTCAAGGCGatcaagaaggaagaagttCCCCCGAATCTCCAGTGTCTAGTCAGGGAGCTTCCGCGGGTCCCCCAATCTCGGCAGCAATGATTTCCAGATACCGAGAGCAGCTGATGGGTGATGCAGGGAACACAGCCTTAGGCGAGCAAATGGCGGCAATGATTGCTAGAGAAATCGCTCAGTCAAACGGATTACCTATGCCAACTGACGGGGGTCATTTTCCAGCAGGAACAACCAGTGGTTTTCTCGTGCAGCCGCCGTACGCCCAGCAGGGTGCAAGCTTGATATCTGGTCGACTTTCGGAGGAACCACGAGGTCCTGGATCTTCTTCTGGTCAGCCTCAAGGCAGGGGAAACGCGCCTCAATCAGGGGGAAGCAACATCGGTGACGTATACGGTGGACCTCCTCCTACGTGTCCCTCTGATTGCGAAATTTACTTCGATGGATGCACGACTTGCAGGTGTACCGACGGAGGGGCCATGTGCAGATACCGGTGGTGCGCTCAAATTGTCTCCGCACCCACCTGCTTGAAAAGTAAGAATATTGGATCGGAATCAACTGAACGGTCGCTACCTGGTCGTGTGTTAACGTGCACCAGCAGAACCGCCTCGAGAGCACTTTACTTAGCCATCAGCGTATTCAAGCAACCTACCGAATGTTGGTAACACACGACCATGCTGACCAAGGAAAGTGCACTATTTCTGCCGCCGGAACGCTGGTGCCTCCCACCGTCTTCAATCATGGTGACGTGGAAGGCTACGGCGGTGTCATTGTACACCTTAGAACAGAAACTAGCTGCCTTGAATGAAAAAGTCACCTAGGACCAAGGCCGGTTCAGCATTCGAGATGATGCGAGATAGCAGGTGGAGGGTGTATCCGTCAACATGACAGAGCATGTCTACTGGTACTCATCTGCCAAATAtactgtgtgtgtgtgtgtattaCAATCAGGCCGCCCTCCGCAGGAACTCATCGTGCCAGACTGTCCACCTGGCTGTGCTCAGACATTTGACGGTTGCAATCTCTGTTCCTGTGATGAACTGGGGCGTCACACGTTCTGCCGGAACATATGCAGCGGCCAGCCGCACAGACAAAGTGCCAGGATTTCCCAGCTGCGCTGCGTTCAACGAGCCAGCTGAGTTTCCAACGGTGAAAACTTCCATAGTCTCCGCCACCATCAAATTGACAGTTTACTCTGCCAGTGTACAAAAATCATCTGAAAGATGCTCTGACCGTGTCAAACTGCTGGACAGAATGAACGGTGTGTGCCCGTGAAGTGTCCCACAACTGCCGGTCACGTGATGCCGGCAACACGTGGGGCCCTACTGTAACCTGCCTGCTTCTCCGAACTGTGAACATGCGTCGTTTGCAATATGGCTCACATCCCGCCTGAAGCCAATAACGCGTGTCGCCTTACTGCTACCACGGGTGATACAAATTAAGCCTCCAAATGGTGTGGAGCCGGCACTGTCAAACCCCTACCAGCTCCGAAATGACAAAGTAAAGTTTGGGCACACCCGCGGTTGCGACAGTCCTGCCAGGAGTCAACACCACGAAAAAGGGAGAGTCACTGTATCATCCGTCGCAACGGTCACCTGACACAACTGATCGCTATTCAGAAagccctctcttctccgacaGCAGCTTAAAGCTCGGCTGCCCTTCATTGTGCACAGCATATAAAAGTATCTCGTTTGCTCTGCTGCAGGCTCAATCGTAGCTGTCGACGATCTACATAGAATCATATTCCCCCTGACCCCCCGAAAGCTGAACTGGGTCAGTGCCCCAAAAGGCAACCGGTTACAGCAGCCGTTTCGTGGCCCGCACCTACATAGTGGAGATGGCAGGCAAAGGCAGGTGGGAGTTTCAACCATAAGACAGGAACTGCTTTGTTTTCCATAGGAAATCAAAGATCATCATAACTTGCCAACGCGCGAGATCCACCTGTCTTGCCCTGCAGAATCAAACGACAAGCACACCACAGCCTTGCAGTTCAGCTTTTGTCACTTGGAGGTGGATTTGAATACGATGGAAATGCATCTATGCTTAACTATctatgtaaatatatatagcGATATTTATGTACATgaatgcaaatatatatctAGAGCTTTAACTTTGTTACAGGACGGCTCCACTTCCACGGACTAGCAACTCGCTCTGACAATCGACAAAGCAGTGCGAAAGGCGCCACACACTAGAACAGAACATGTAGGGCCGACGCTCTAGTGGAACAGCCGTGGCGGCAAACGCAACCTCATGCAAACCAACCTGGCATTAGCGTCCCATCTCATACCTGCGCGCCGAATGCCGGTGCTGGAATTGGCTCCGGTGCATCCCAGTCCGGCCGCCGATTGTTAAGGGAACCTGGATTGCCGTAAACTAGACCTCCTGCCATCGGTCCTCCACCTGCGACAATGACACGGCAGAAAGCCTtttgtggaccgttatatgAGCCTCACAAAACGCGCGCAGAAACTCTCAAAGCGATGGCCAAATACGGCAATTCACGAACCCCAAAAGGATCTTGAGGGCGCACTGACAGTTGGCGCTTTCACCCTGGCAACTTACACAGATGACACAGCCATGGACGGAGATCCGAATCTGTGCCAAAACGAAACTCCCTGAAACCGGAACCGCCTAGGGTACCACAAGAATGTGTCAGCAAGCTGCCCGCACAGTCGGACCCCAAGAACATAGTGAGTTGGATACCACACGTATATCGTCATTCGGTGGCGTTCTCACAAAGGCTTCCCACCCAAATCTACACGATCAAGCACTGGATCGGCCTCACTTTCGTCAGTTCTGCATCGCCTGGGTGTTATCAACTACGAATTTCACAGCGTGGACGTGCCAGGGAAATACGAATAACTGAAGCTTACCGGCAGCGTAATACTGCggaggtggaggcggcggcatCATAACGCCCCCCGAATGGGCGGCACCTCGCGCCGCCGGCACCGCATACAAGGCACCTGCAGCAGCGGTCACGCATCGCGGGCTTGAACAATTGTGCCCCTCTACAAAAAACCAGACCTGGAGCCCAAAACCGCCGGACACCGCCAAGGCACTAGATTTCATCTCGAAGACCGTACACAAAAAACAGATCGAAGGGTCTCGACCTTTTCTGTGGAGTCGATACCACGAACTGGACTACTGGTTCGAGTCTTGGGTGTCTCTGTTGAATAACGAGAAAAactactcagatgctagtaCGGTCAGAAGCACCGTTCTGACAGCAATCGTCTAGACATGGTTATTTAcaagctttttctggggtGGATACATTACGAACTGGACCACTAGTTTAGCATTTGAAAGTCTTTTGCTTTCCGAATCCATGTTCTACAATATTTGAAATATAGGTAAAATGG includes:
- a CDS encoding hypothetical protein (encoded by transcript TGME49_293620): MCSVVRQNGRPAKAGRIQLGDYRLQIQALTESVVCVYVLLPAGTSRASDSAPSHNTTLLEQAHERIRILQGSRGRTGHASPMSQLLFLERIAADWLRNDTRLLPTDETNATLYVPRQMLNTTRVPSNPASVPENAANDDSVPTSNSDDKNSEDAIPLPRIRKKNRPYTDESGQEHESSGQLDDPKSKGQDEEESIQETDNSSVTEDQLEQQPAQTVKAGLPNVYDFRMHTEGTQDATGLGEPPKGSTPDGGPSQQQLLSSAALVQGIMQGLRQFLGNREASVVPPEAFQDNSVRPGDPTGLQVTEGNQSLNIEQDRELVEKEGPPEEGISQGLRELELLRSARRRRNQKGATVVTRRCAGKASTPDADAVELDGCAFDDEAYEFLNKAQRMPVPSQVTPTDRSFRGRSRQQQNSATDGPPCVLWRQGCLLCGCFAGEVVCSPYCVLGDFAYGAKPAAAVGKSIHEEDSTAQPALETSGSSCCLMDRGEAERLPALFVSTPAILRSNPYGLWDDGIKPRKRKGKPTAAEETDSEQKVQDDKEIVSMSSSATASKPEIVTETAGEPKYTDREKNTQNRRGESQNGDHALGGGDRGTHGPGSRDDKSAGGGSHDGGNLDQFALPTLVDDAMRNSFSPIAEEVTRIAIAAATRAAMEAAAKAAVEAAIRLVSGGASEPPTEAIDRQNEKHRVTEDQQTPGNKRVQGDQEGRSSPESPVSSQGASAGPPISAAMISRYREQLMGDAGNTALGEQMAAMIAREIAQSNGLPMPTDGGHFPAGTTSGFLVQPPYAQQGASLISGRLSEEPRGPGSSSGQPQGRGNAPQSGGSNIGDVYGGPPPTCPSDCEIYFDGCTTCRCTDGGAMCRYRWCAQIVSAPTCLKSKNIGSESTERSLPGRVLTCTSRTASRALYLAISVFKQPTECW